A portion of the Streptococcus sp. Marseille-Q6470 genome contains these proteins:
- a CDS encoding conjugal transfer protein, with the protein MRNMFLKKPRKDKQLTVKKISQKKSNLIFMITLGGFVLLCALTMFVSIATTVKMKARLSEAPVVEAKKETDRTLEQFLDGYVSRYFTYNSQNGSADEDVAKLNDYYGGVPDVKNQGQTKQDMNVVSARMLSAKDGIAVYRVIYDTKKDDKNQRVGIEFTIPYGVKDGKYYVSGLPWFSPVSDFKADGVDKENRISLVANDEMEEGKRKKLVSFLELFFKNYTTSQANLDLISNGIKSIGGATFKSLDYTYFKEKDGKIYAYAQITLDVAGTTHSENFSFELRQDKDSYFVEKMDHTIPADFNKKDDDKGE; encoded by the coding sequence ATGAGAAATATGTTTTTAAAGAAGCCACGCAAAGACAAGCAACTGACAGTTAAGAAGATTAGTCAGAAAAAATCGAATCTGATTTTCATGATCACCCTGGGTGGGTTTGTCTTGTTGTGTGCTTTAACCATGTTTGTTTCAATAGCAACTACTGTGAAAATGAAGGCAAGGCTTTCTGAAGCGCCTGTGGTAGAAGCTAAAAAAGAAACAGATCGTACTTTGGAACAGTTCCTAGATGGATATGTAAGTAGATACTTTACATATAATTCACAAAATGGCTCTGCTGATGAAGATGTCGCAAAGTTGAATGATTATTATGGTGGTGTTCCTGATGTGAAGAATCAAGGTCAGACAAAACAAGATATGAATGTTGTTAGTGCTAGAATGTTGAGTGCTAAAGATGGTATCGCTGTTTATCGTGTGATCTATGATACGAAGAAAGATGACAAGAATCAACGTGTAGGAATTGAATTTACGATTCCATACGGTGTGAAAGATGGCAAGTATTATGTAAGTGGTTTGCCTTGGTTCTCTCCTGTGAGTGATTTTAAAGCTGACGGAGTGGATAAGGAAAATCGTATATCGTTGGTAGCGAATGATGAGATGGAAGAAGGCAAGCGCAAGAAGTTGGTATCATTCTTGGAGTTATTCTTTAAGAATTACACTACCAGTCAAGCAAACTTGGATTTGATTTCGAATGGAATTAAATCTATTGGTGGTGCAACTTTCAAGAGTTTAGATTATACCTACTTTAAAGAAAAAGATGGGAAAATCTATGCTTATGCGCAAATTACTCTTGATGTAGCTGGTACAACTCATAGTGAAAACTTTAGCTTTGAGTTACGACAAGATAAAGATAGCTATTTTGTAGAAAAAATGGATCATACGATCCCAGCAGATTTCAATAAAAAAGATGATGATAAAGGAGAATAA
- a CDS encoding antirestriction protein ArdA: MDLMALVVYKGIARRVLLPISIEELAERFGYEGQEIEVTFDSIEGLPDLDCERLNLDLANELAENLEDVDEDIVLSFIESDSSDPKYLASAEFDDCWLYPDVSTDRDLGEYIVDEIGFELSRETLERYFDYEKFGRDVRLEEGGSFVDKGYFVSR; the protein is encoded by the coding sequence ATGGATTTAATGGCTTTAGTTGTTTATAAAGGAATCGCTAGACGAGTTTTGCTTCCGATTTCTATTGAAGAACTTGCTGAACGATTTGGCTATGAAGGTCAAGAAATTGAGGTTACGTTTGATTCGATTGAAGGATTGCCTGATTTGGATTGTGAACGCTTGAATTTGGATTTAGCGAATGAACTTGCTGAAAATTTGGAAGATGTAGATGAAGATATTGTTTTATCATTCATTGAATCAGATAGTTCTGATCCAAAGTATTTGGCAAGTGCTGAATTTGATGATTGTTGGTTATATCCTGATGTTTCAACTGATAGAGATTTAGGCGAATATATTGTAGATGAGATTGGTTTTGAATTGTCAAGAGAAACATTAGAAAGATATTTTGACTATGAAAAATTTGGTCGAGATGTTCGGCTAGAAGAAGGTGGTAGCTTTGTTGATAAAGGTTACTTCGTGTCAAGATGA
- a CDS encoding helix-turn-helix transcriptional regulator, protein MEKFCEKLKVLRKNQGLTQQEIADLVHVNRVTYTNWEKGNREPNFENLSMLACIFDVSIDYLLSEYLEISKERCLKFEKEIKEGEKKIILEEAGLKDFCKKLSRCEFEDSERAKRVAIKAMRVVLLALGYDENFVEEEFRKEIEKAIIVKEKIK, encoded by the coding sequence ATGGAGAAATTTTGTGAGAAATTAAAGGTGTTAAGGAAGAATCAGGGACTTACACAACAAGAAATTGCTGATTTAGTCCATGTCAATAGAGTAACTTATACAAATTGGGAGAAAGGAAACCGAGAACCTAACTTTGAGAATTTAAGTATGTTAGCTTGTATATTTGATGTTTCTATTGATTATTTGTTAAGTGAATATTTAGAAATATCAAAAGAGAGATGTTTGAAATTTGAAAAAGAAATAAAGGAAGGAGAAAAAAAGATAATATTAGAAGAAGCTGGGTTGAAAGATTTTTGTAAAAAACTTTCACGTTGTGAGTTTGAAGATAGTGAGCGTGCAAAAAGGGTTGCTATTAAAGCAATGAGGGTAGTTTTGCTTGCATTGGGTTATGATGAAAATTTTGTTGAGGAAGAATTTAGAAAAGAAATAGAAAAAGCAATTATTGTAAAGGAAAAAATAAAATGA
- a CDS encoding replication initiation factor domain-containing protein, with the protein MEFKELNKVQKMYAFSDQEISDYLEIDRATFYRWKEAGKVSEAYDSKIKELVAFKEGVRDSGFSLEGKVDYVKVTFKTRDYIEIIEKVLCLKNKPFLEEEKGGSGYDTKYTFQHINLFISKKREDMGCMIELKGQACRQFEYYLEEEQKASWRDFFIRCFEYEREIAEGDGKFMNIPRLDIALDEKYNEEGNFDLGKLVELWDEGLIDSRLRLKQIEDNGQYGKAKTIYFGSRQSAYHFCFYQKDIEQAKKLGFDLDFIHSALQFKNRYEVRMCDEVALDFVKKALNEKLDMAKMAVRVINSKIKVCEKVNGKKVLNKEWYSLLGEVDRIGFSTAPVEVGFFDKQYKWINENVSGVTTVLKTWENITGEHKLKKILFEGNISEKNWKKLEQARVDYEKNLQVDRY; encoded by the coding sequence ATGGAATTTAAGGAATTGAATAAAGTGCAAAAGATGTACGCTTTTTCAGATCAGGAGATTTCAGATTATTTAGAAATAGATAGAGCGACATTTTATAGATGGAAGGAAGCTGGGAAAGTTTCCGAAGCATACGATTCTAAAATAAAAGAGTTGGTAGCTTTCAAAGAAGGTGTGCGAGATAGTGGTTTCTCTTTGGAAGGTAAGGTTGACTATGTGAAAGTAACCTTCAAAACAAGAGATTATATTGAGATTATTGAAAAAGTCTTGTGTTTGAAGAATAAGCCTTTTTTAGAAGAAGAAAAGGGTGGTTCAGGCTATGATACAAAATATACATTCCAGCATATCAACCTTTTCATATCGAAGAAAAGGGAAGATATGGGTTGTATGATCGAGTTAAAAGGTCAGGCTTGCAGGCAATTTGAATATTACCTAGAAGAAGAACAAAAGGCAAGCTGGAGAGATTTCTTTATTCGCTGTTTTGAGTATGAGCGTGAGATTGCTGAAGGTGATGGAAAGTTTATGAATATACCTCGGCTAGATATTGCGCTTGATGAAAAGTATAACGAAGAAGGCAATTTTGATTTAGGAAAATTGGTTGAGTTATGGGACGAAGGCTTGATTGATAGTCGATTGAGATTGAAGCAGATTGAAGATAATGGGCAGTATGGAAAAGCTAAGACAATCTACTTTGGTTCAAGACAATCTGCCTATCATTTTTGTTTTTATCAAAAGGATATTGAGCAGGCGAAAAAACTTGGCTTTGATTTAGATTTCATTCATTCGGCTTTGCAATTCAAGAATCGGTATGAAGTTCGAATGTGTGATGAAGTTGCTTTGGATTTTGTAAAAAAAGCCTTGAATGAAAAGTTGGATATGGCGAAGATGGCTGTAAGAGTTATCAATAGCAAGATTAAGGTTTGTGAGAAAGTCAATGGAAAGAAGGTTCTTAACAAAGAGTGGTATTCATTGCTGGGTGAAGTTGACCGAATCGGTTTTTCAACTGCTCCTGTTGAGGTTGGTTTCTTTGATAAACAGTATAAATGGATCAATGAGAATGTTTCAGGTGTTACCACGGTTTTGAAAACGTGGGAAAACATAACAGGTGAGCATAAGTTGAAAAAAATATTGTTTGAAGGGAATATAAGTGAAAAAAATTGGAAGAAATTAGAGCAAGCGAGGGTTGACTATGAGAAAAATTTACAGGTTGATAGGTACTGA
- a CDS encoding FtsK/SpoIIIE domain-containing protein: MGLFPVYRGIRIFPFMEKLKYFIFSFFFLLFSPALGFYVYSNFEKIKSLDIPAIVISVVLLVLFIALSIYLTWVSQERLFFFQKRERESKLAFFLRENGYTYTKKIKTDSGTREKVGFPVVYMKQNRYDLEIAFKMAGNKFQEKFKKIGSELETTFFMDFMEVQDDIKFKTYKLAYSAFLNRIKVTDVNYSDKGIQLMKNLYWNPVDDPHMLVCGGTGGGKTVLLRTLILAMSKVGVVDICDPKQADFVTMAEQKAFEGRISYQVEDIVSMIERAVVIMFSRYSYMRKKREENGDKDLKKFYEYGLEPYFLVCDEYNALCAMLDFQTRQRLDNAMGQFLLLGRQAGCFATIAMQKPSREDLGSKLQANINFRVSVGRLDEIGYDLAFGEVNRNKEFKYVKYLAGKRVYGRGYASVYGEVAREFYSPLFENGFSFTDEFNKVERRENPFNPLENPSAELTEEEKQALQEEMEAKQELEKGTVKKASTELVQELMASKQEEKEKLGDLKKASDFSRTINNSFASVQNLMKKLEEKDKLELIRKDGILYLDKKQMSLVKDLFELKEISNQNWNEIIDDFPFDEYE; encoded by the coding sequence ATGGGTTTATTTCCTGTATATAGAGGAATTAGGATTTTTCCGTTTATGGAAAAGTTAAAATACTTTATCTTTTCTTTTTTCTTTTTGTTGTTTAGTCCTGCGCTTGGATTCTATGTTTATTCAAATTTTGAAAAAATTAAGAGTTTAGATATACCAGCTATTGTAATTTCTGTTGTTTTGTTAGTGTTATTTATTGCTTTGAGTATATATTTAACATGGGTTTCTCAAGAGAGATTGTTCTTTTTTCAAAAGAGGGAAAGAGAATCTAAACTGGCTTTTTTTTTAAGAGAAAATGGATATACATATACAAAAAAAATCAAGACGGATTCAGGAACTAGAGAAAAAGTTGGGTTTCCTGTTGTCTATATGAAGCAGAATCGCTATGATTTGGAAATTGCTTTTAAAATGGCTGGAAACAAGTTTCAAGAGAAGTTTAAGAAGATAGGTAGTGAGTTAGAAACAACGTTCTTTATGGACTTTATGGAAGTTCAGGACGATATAAAGTTTAAAACTTACAAACTAGCTTATTCTGCTTTTTTGAATCGTATTAAGGTAACTGATGTCAACTATTCTGATAAAGGTATTCAACTGATGAAGAATCTTTACTGGAATCCTGTTGATGATCCTCACATGCTTGTTTGTGGTGGTACTGGTGGTGGTAAAACTGTACTTTTAAGAACGTTGATTCTTGCTATGTCAAAAGTTGGAGTAGTGGATATTTGCGATCCAAAACAAGCTGACTTTGTGACTATGGCAGAACAGAAAGCCTTTGAAGGTCGTATTTCATATCAAGTAGAAGATATTGTATCTATGATTGAAAGAGCAGTCGTGATCATGTTTTCTCGTTATTCTTATATGCGTAAAAAACGTGAAGAAAATGGCGATAAGGATTTGAAAAAATTCTATGAGTACGGTTTAGAGCCTTATTTCCTAGTCTGTGATGAATACAATGCCTTGTGTGCTATGCTGGACTTTCAAACTAGACAGCGTTTAGACAATGCTATGGGTCAATTCCTGCTTCTTGGAAGGCAAGCTGGGTGCTTTGCGACAATAGCTATGCAGAAGCCTTCAAGAGAAGATTTAGGTTCAAAATTACAAGCCAATATTAACTTCCGTGTATCTGTTGGTCGATTGGACGAGATCGGTTATGATTTAGCCTTTGGTGAAGTCAATAGAAACAAGGAATTTAAGTATGTGAAATATCTTGCTGGTAAGCGTGTTTATGGTCGTGGTTATGCTTCAGTATATGGAGAAGTAGCAAGGGAATTCTATTCACCATTATTTGAGAATGGGTTCTCATTTACTGATGAATTTAATAAGGTTGAAAGAAGGGAAAATCCTTTCAATCCTCTTGAAAATCCATCTGCTGAATTGACTGAAGAAGAAAAACAAGCATTACAGGAAGAGATGGAAGCTAAACAAGAACTTGAAAAAGGAACAGTTAAAAAAGCTAGTACTGAATTGGTTCAAGAATTGATGGCTAGTAAACAAGAAGAAAAAGAAAAACTTGGTGATTTAAAAAAGGCTAGTGATTTTTCTAGGACGATCAATAATAGCTTTGCTTCTGTTCAGAATCTTATGAAGAAGCTGGAAGAAAAAGATAAGCTAGAGTTAATCAGAAAAGATGGTATTTTGTATTTGGACAAAAAACAGATGTCTTTGGTCAAAGATTTGTTTGAACTGAAAGAAATTTCTAATCAAAATTGGAATGAAATTATAGATGATTTCCCTTTTGATGAATATGAGTAA
- a CDS encoding LPXTG cell wall anchor domain-containing protein encodes MFKSNEYKAYGSIRKTKVAGTCGVILALAMMAMVNNGNVSADEVKPSTPATTEVAKPAKPASTTEAPKTEAKADSKVEAKKEVTVKPVESVDLDSTVKKAQEVGIKVTEKEKVGYDTEEEAKADEKAQVAEIDKKIAEKVQNTKEIKQAEAQNSKIKAENKSVMEKAGLKHTGDYPKDKKTVDGYNAQAKKDNQVNEAKFKKDKLEAEKIKAKDKAIMEAKGLKFTGNYAQDQKTVDQWNKANAGKVIKTIQTGLSATSGTTFEVVSGATKVTAPSRTNKVIQGRDLDTNLDANFDNVFLFDDKSGTAKIKVKNTSHGDVTLTFSNVTPSPDSAFTSSYVALWSAEDGGIGYGVFTGAGSGSNAGGGVDGQSGSAGSDSYYDERNGWVKMVTVGVETDASDVSEVTINDVDSNQVIDVSNIAGAKVSTGANISQSGTSFTANDSAQSQSTAGVLDSNGIGWSFAKGQKINFSFIHSNTADTSLSIVGGLFGRASQKEIKEKSISIEKYNDPKYTPKPVISIKPYVAVPKEKKVEVEYHKTYVKEVPPTPETPKTPSEKPKEQKPSLPNTGTAESSLGIFGVAGVMATILGVAGLKRKED; translated from the coding sequence ATGTTTAAATCTAATGAATATAAGGCTTATGGTTCAATCCGTAAAACTAAAGTAGCTGGTACTTGTGGAGTTATCTTGGCTCTTGCTATGATGGCTATGGTAAACAATGGGAATGTTTCTGCTGATGAAGTAAAACCTTCAACTCCTGCAACTACTGAAGTTGCTAAACCTGCTAAACCTGCTTCAACTACTGAAGCACCTAAAACAGAAGCAAAAGCTGATTCAAAAGTGGAAGCTAAAAAAGAAGTAACAGTAAAACCTGTTGAATCTGTTGATCTTGATTCTACTGTGAAAAAAGCGCAAGAAGTTGGTATCAAGGTAACTGAAAAAGAAAAAGTTGGTTATGATACTGAAGAAGAAGCAAAAGCTGATGAAAAAGCGCAAGTTGCAGAAATTGATAAGAAGATTGCTGAAAAAGTGCAAAATACCAAAGAAATTAAACAAGCTGAAGCACAAAATAGTAAAATCAAAGCTGAAAATAAATCTGTAATGGAAAAAGCAGGTTTGAAACATACTGGTGATTATCCAAAGGATAAGAAAACAGTTGATGGTTATAATGCGCAAGCTAAAAAAGATAATCAAGTAAATGAAGCGAAGTTCAAAAAAGATAAGCTGGAAGCTGAAAAAATCAAGGCTAAAGATAAAGCGATTATGGAAGCAAAAGGCTTGAAATTTACTGGTAACTATGCGCAAGATCAAAAGACTGTTGATCAGTGGAATAAAGCCAATGCAGGTAAGGTTATTAAGACAATTCAAACTGGTTTGAGTGCGACAAGTGGTACAACTTTTGAAGTTGTATCAGGTGCAACTAAAGTGACTGCTCCTTCTCGTACTAATAAAGTTATTCAAGGTCGTGATTTAGATACGAACTTGGACGCTAACTTTGATAATGTGTTCCTTTTTGATGATAAGAGTGGAACAGCTAAAATTAAAGTTAAAAATACCTCTCATGGTGATGTTACTTTAACATTTAGTAATGTAACTCCATCACCTGATTCTGCATTTACAAGTAGTTATGTTGCTTTGTGGTCTGCTGAAGATGGTGGTATTGGTTATGGTGTATTTACTGGTGCTGGTTCAGGTTCTAATGCTGGTGGTGGTGTAGATGGTCAAAGTGGCTCTGCTGGTTCAGATTCTTATTATGACGAGCGTAATGGCTGGGTGAAAATGGTAACTGTTGGAGTAGAAACAGATGCTAGTGATGTCAGCGAAGTGACTATCAATGATGTGGACAGTAATCAAGTAATTGATGTATCTAACATTGCTGGTGCTAAAGTTTCTACTGGTGCAAACATTTCACAAAGTGGTACTTCATTTACTGCCAATGATTCTGCGCAAAGCCAAAGTACAGCAGGTGTACTTGATTCAAATGGTATTGGTTGGTCATTTGCAAAAGGACAAAAAATCAATTTCAGTTTCATTCATTCAAATACTGCTGATACTTCATTATCTATTGTAGGTGGATTGTTTGGTCGTGCTTCTCAAAAAGAAATTAAGGAAAAATCAATTTCTATTGAGAAATACAATGATCCAAAATACACTCCTAAACCTGTAATTTCTATTAAGCCTTATGTTGCTGTTCCTAAAGAGAAAAAAGTGGAAGTAGAATACCATAAGACTTATGTTAAGGAAGTTCCTCCTACTCCTGAAACTCCTAAAACTCCATCTGAAAAACCAAAAGAACAAAAACCATCATTACCGAATACTGGTACTGCTGAATCTTCACTTGGTATTTTTGGTGTAGCTGGTGTAATGGCAACTATTCTTGGTGTAGCTGGTCTTAAACGTAAAGAAGATTAG
- a CDS encoding helix-turn-helix transcriptional regulator — MLYERLKKLRQEQKYTQKDIATFLNISQPAYQQFESGKKKINLETMQKLADFFNVSTDYLLGKTDIPDPESDIDLDSAIDNSVAYDGTPITDHDREIIKNYLNEYFSNKK, encoded by the coding sequence ATGCTTTATGAAAGACTTAAAAAGCTAAGACAAGAACAAAAATACACACAAAAAGATATAGCCACTTTTTTAAATATTTCTCAACCAGCATACCAACAATTTGAAAGTGGTAAGAAAAAAATAAACTTAGAAACAATGCAAAAACTAGCAGACTTCTTCAATGTTTCCACAGACTATCTGCTAGGTAAAACTGATATTCCTGATCCTGAATCAGATATTGACCTTGATTCTGCTATTGATAATTCAGTTGCCTATGATGGTACACCTATTACAGATCACGATAGAGAAATTATAAAGAATTATCTAAACGAATACTTTTCAAATAAAAAATAA
- a CDS encoding type II toxin-antitoxin system PemK/MazF family toxin, with product MQRLEEYSILIARIEYADGSGSKSRPAMVIEFNDEVIKTYRLTTKYENKSERIKSKYFEIIDWFKAGLEKPSWIDTVQAYEIERESVRIKIIGSLTDRDIMRLKEFLSKVD from the coding sequence ATGCAAAGATTAGAAGAATACTCAATATTGATAGCAAGAATTGAATATGCTGATGGATCAGGTTCAAAATCTCGTCCTGCAATGGTGATTGAGTTTAATGATGAAGTTATTAAGACTTACCGTCTGACTACAAAATATGAAAATAAGTCAGAAAGAATAAAATCAAAGTATTTTGAGATTATTGATTGGTTTAAGGCAGGTTTAGAAAAGCCTTCTTGGATTGATACTGTTCAAGCCTATGAGATAGAAAGAGAAAGTGTTAGAATAAAAATCATAGGAAGTTTAACAGATAGAGATATAATGCGTTTGAAAGAATTTTTGTCTAAAGTTGATTAG
- a CDS encoding type II toxin-antitoxin system RelB/DinJ family antitoxin: MSQIAVRVDDQLKKEATALFNELGLDMSTAVKLFLKQSVLTKSIPFKLALDEYSKEEVEQAKKDIQKLVKEKSEVIRLDFNKQEDIDKFFGDE, translated from the coding sequence ATGTCACAAATTGCTGTAAGAGTAGATGATCAATTAAAAAAAGAAGCAACTGCGCTTTTTAATGAACTAGGCTTGGATATGTCAACAGCTGTAAAGTTATTTTTAAAGCAAAGTGTTTTAACTAAAAGTATTCCTTTTAAACTTGCTTTAGATGAATATTCAAAAGAAGAGGTAGAGCAAGCAAAGAAAGATATTCAAAAATTAGTAAAAGAGAAGTCAGAAGTTATAAGGTTAGATTTTAATAAACAAGAAGATATTGATAAATTCTTTGGTGATGAATAA
- a CDS encoding ABC transporter permease, giving the protein MKKYQRMHLIFIRQYIKQIMEYKVDFVVGVLGVFLTQGLNLLFLNVIFQHIPSLEGWTFQEIAFIYGFSLIPKGLDHLFFDNLWALGQRLVRKGEFDKYLTRPINPLFHILVETFQIDALGELLVGGILLATTATSIAWTLPKFLIFLVCIPFATLIYTSLKIATASIAFWTKQSGAMIYIFYMFNDFAKYPISIYNSLLRWLISFIVPFAFTAYYPASYFLQGKDGLFNIGGLILISLVFFVISLKLWDRGLAAYESAGS; this is encoded by the coding sequence ATGAAAAAATATCAACGCATGCATCTGATTTTTATCAGACAGTACATCAAGCAAATCATGGAATACAAGGTAGATTTTGTGGTTGGTGTGTTGGGAGTCTTTCTGACTCAAGGCCTGAACCTCTTGTTTCTCAATGTCATCTTTCAACACATTCCCTCCCTAGAAGGCTGGACCTTTCAAGAGATTGCCTTTATCTATGGATTTTCCTTGATTCCTAAGGGACTAGATCATCTCTTTTTTGACAATCTCTGGGCTTTAGGTCAACGACTAGTTCGAAAAGGGGAGTTTGACAAGTATCTGACTCGTCCTATCAATCCTCTCTTTCACATCCTCGTTGAGACCTTTCAGATTGATGCCTTGGGTGAACTTTTGGTCGGTGGAATTTTACTAGCGACAACGGCGACTAGCATTGCTTGGACTCTTCCCAAATTCCTGATTTTTCTAGTTTGTATTCCTTTTGCGACCTTGATTTATACTTCCTTGAAAATTGCAACAGCCAGCATCGCTTTTTGGACCAAGCAGTCAGGTGCTATGATTTACATTTTCTATATGTTTAATGATTTTGCCAAGTATCCTATTTCTATTTACAATTCGCTCCTTCGTTGGTTAATTAGCTTTATTGTACCTTTTGCCTTTACGGCCTACTATCCTGCCAGCTATTTCTTGCAGGGCAAGGATGGACTCTTTAATATCGGTGGTTTGATTCTGATTTCCCTTGTCTTCTTTGTCATTTCTTTGAAACTATGGGACAGGGGCTTGGCTGCCTACGAAAGTGCGGGTTCGTAA
- a CDS encoding ABC-2 family transporter protein — MVKLWRRYKPFINAGIQELISYRVNFILYRIGDVMGAFVAFYLWKAVFDSSQEPLIQGFSMADITLYIIMSFVTNLLTRSDSSFMIGDEVKDGSIIMRLLRPVHFAASYLFTELGSKWLIFISVGLPFLSVIVLMKILSGQGIVEVLGLTTLYLFSLTLAYLINFFFNICFGFSAFVFKNLWGSNLLKTSIVAFMSGSLIPLAFFPKVISDILSFLPFSSLIYTPVMIIVGKYDASQILQALLLQLFWLIVMVGLSQLIWKRVQSFITIQGG; from the coding sequence ATGGTCAAATTGTGGAGACGTTATAAACCCTTTATCAATGCAGGGATTCAGGAGTTGATTAGCTATCGAGTCAACTTTATTCTTTATCGGATTGGCGATGTCATGGGTGCTTTTGTGGCTTTTTATCTATGGAAGGCTGTCTTTGATTCCTCCCAGGAGCCTTTGATTCAAGGCTTCAGTATGGCAGATATCACCCTCTACATCATCATGAGTTTTGTGACTAATCTTCTGACTAGGTCGGATTCTTCCTTTATGATTGGTGATGAGGTCAAGGATGGTTCCATTATCATGCGCTTGTTGCGACCAGTGCATTTTGCGGCTTCTTACCTCTTTACGGAGCTTGGTTCCAAGTGGTTGATTTTTATCTCTGTTGGACTGCCATTTTTAAGTGTCATTGTTTTGATGAAAATCTTATCTGGGCAAGGGATTGTAGAAGTGCTGGGACTAACTACCCTTTATCTTTTTAGCTTAACGCTGGCCTATCTGATTAACTTTTTCTTTAATATCTGCTTTGGATTTTCAGCCTTTGTATTTAAAAATCTTTGGGGTTCCAACCTACTTAAGACTTCCATAGTGGCCTTTATGTCTGGGAGTTTGATTCCCTTGGCTTTCTTTCCAAAGGTCATTTCAGATATTCTGTCCTTCTTACCTTTCTCATCCTTGATTTACACTCCGGTCATGATTATTGTTGGGAAATACGATGCTAGTCAGATTCTTCAAGCACTTTTGCTTCAGCTTTTCTGGCTTATAGTGATGGTGGGCTTGTCTCAGTTGATTTGGAAACGAGTCCAGTCATTTATCACCATTCAGGGAGGTTAG
- a CDS encoding ATP-binding cassette domain-containing protein, giving the protein MAMIEVQHLQKNFVKTVKEPGLKGALRSFIHPEKQTFEAVKDLTFEVPKGQILGFIGANGAGKSTTIKMLTGILKPTSGFCRINGKIPQDNRQDYVKDIGVVFGQRTQLWWDLALQETYTVLKEIYDVPDSLFHKRMDFLNEVLDLKEFIKDPVRTLSLGQRMRADIAASLLHNPKVLFLDEPTIGLDVSVKDNIRRAITQINQEEETTILLTTHDLSDIEQLCDRIFMIDKGQEIFDGTVSQLKETFGKMKTLSFDLTPGQNHLVSHYEGLPDMSIDRQGNTLNIEFDSSRYQSADIIKQTLSDFEVRDLKMVDTDIEDIIRRFYRKEL; this is encoded by the coding sequence ATGGCAATGATAGAAGTGCAACATCTTCAGAAAAATTTTGTGAAGACAGTCAAGGAACCGGGCTTGAAGGGAGCTTTGCGCTCCTTTATTCATCCTGAAAAGCAGACCTTTGAAGCGGTCAAGGATTTGACTTTCGAAGTACCCAAGGGGCAGATTCTAGGCTTTATCGGAGCTAATGGTGCTGGGAAGTCGACTACCATCAAAATGCTAACAGGGATTTTGAAACCGACATCTGGTTTTTGTCGGATTAACGGCAAGATTCCCCAGGATAATCGCCAAGATTATGTCAAGGATATTGGAGTCGTTTTCGGACAACGCACCCAGCTATGGTGGGATTTGGCACTGCAAGAGACCTACACGGTTTTGAAAGAAATCTATGATGTACCGGACTCGCTTTTCCATAAGCGCATGGACTTTTTGAATGAAGTTTTGGATTTGAAGGAATTTATCAAGGATCCTGTGCGGACTCTTTCTCTAGGTCAACGGATGCGGGCGGATATTGCGGCTTCCTTGCTTCACAATCCCAAAGTTCTCTTTTTAGATGAACCGACTATTGGTTTGGATGTGTCGGTCAAGGACAACATTCGTCGGGCCATTACCCAGATTAATCAGGAGGAAGAGACAACTATTCTCTTGACTACTCATGATTTGAGTGATATTGAGCAACTCTGTGATCGGATTTTTATGATTGATAAGGGGCAAGAGATTTTTGATGGAACGGTGAGCCAGCTCAAGGAGACCTTTGGAAAGATGAAGACTCTCTCCTTTGACCTGACGCCAGGTCAAAATCATCTAGTCTCTCATTATGAGGGCTTGCCTGATATGTCCATTGATAGACAAGGAAATACTCTCAATATTGAATTCGATAGTTCCCGCTACCAGTCGGCCGATATTATCAAGCAAACCTTATCTGATTTTGAGGTCCGTGATTTGAAGATGGTAGATACGGATATTGAAGATATTATCCGTCGCTTCTATCGAAAGGAGCTCTAA